A part of Escherichia marmotae genomic DNA contains:
- the cspD gene encoding cold shock-like protein CspD yields MEKGTVKWFNNAKGFGFICPEGGGEDIFAHYSTIQMDGYRTLKAGQSVQFDVHQGPKGNHASVIVPVEVEAAVA; encoded by the coding sequence ATGGAAAAGGGTACTGTTAAGTGGTTCAACAATGCCAAAGGGTTTGGTTTCATCTGCCCTGAAGGCGGCGGCGAAGATATTTTCGCTCATTATTCCACCATCCAGATGGATGGTTACAGAACGCTAAAAGCTGGGCAATCCGTTCAGTTTGATGTCCACCAGGGGCCAAAAGGCAATCATGCCAGTGTCATTGTGCCCGTCGAAGTAGAAGCTGCAGTCGCATAG
- a CDS encoding ATP-dependent endonuclease, with translation MILERVEIVGFRGINRLSLMLEQNNVLIGENAWGKSSLLDALTLLLSPESDLYHFERDDFWFPPGDINGREHHLHIILTFRESLPGRHRVRRYRPLETCWTPCVDGYHRIFYRLEGECAEDGSVMTLRSFLDKDGHPIEVDDINDQARHLVRLMPVLRLRDARFMRRIRNGTVPNVPNVEVTARQLDFLARELSSHPQNLTDGQIRQGLSAMVQLLEHYFSEQGAGQARYRLMRRRASNEQRSWRYLDIINRMIDRPGGRSYRVILLGLFATLLQAKGTLRLDKDARPLLLIEDPETRLHPIMLSVAWHLLNLLPLQRIATTNSGELLSLTPVEHVCRLVRESSRVAAWRLGPSGLSTEDSRRISFHIRFNRPSSLFARCWLLVEGETETWVINELARQCGHHFDAEGIKVIEFAQSGLKPLVKFARRMGIEWHVLVDGDEAGKKYAATVRSLLNNDREAEREHLTALPALDMEHFMYRQGFSDVFHRVAQIPENVPMNLRKIISKAIHRSSKPDLAIEVAMEAGRRGVESVPALLKKMFSRVLWLARGRAD, from the coding sequence ATGATTCTTGAGCGCGTTGAAATTGTGGGCTTTCGTGGTATCAACCGACTATCGTTGATGCTGGAACAAAACAACGTCCTGATTGGGGAGAACGCGTGGGGTAAATCCAGTTTGCTGGATGCGCTAACCCTACTGCTATCGCCAGAATCAGATCTCTACCATTTTGAACGCGACGATTTCTGGTTTCCGCCGGGCGATATCAATGGCCGGGAACACCATCTGCATATCATTCTGACCTTTCGTGAATCGCTGCCTGGGCGGCATCGTGTTCGCCGTTATCGCCCACTTGAAACATGCTGGACGCCGTGCGTCGATGGTTATCACCGCATTTTTTATCGTCTGGAAGGGGAGTGTGCGGAAGATGGCAGCGTGATGACGCTGCGCAGTTTTCTTGATAAAGACGGGCATCCGATTGAGGTTGATGATATTAACGATCAGGCGCGTCATCTGGTGCGGTTGATGCCTGTTCTGCGCTTGCGTGATGCCCGCTTTATGCGCCGTATTCGCAACGGAACTGTACCAAATGTGCCCAATGTGGAAGTTACCGCGCGCCAGTTGGATTTTCTTGCCCGTGAATTATCCTCACATCCACAAAATCTTACTGACGGGCAGATTCGTCAGGGGCTTTCGGCAATGGTGCAACTGCTTGAGCATTATTTTTCGGAGCAGGGAGCCGGGCAGGCGAGATACCGCTTAATGCGGCGGCGGGCCAGCAATGAGCAACGGAGCTGGCGTTATCTGGATATCATCAACCGGATGATTGACCGGCCTGGAGGTCGTTCGTATCGGGTTATTTTGCTTGGGCTATTTGCGACTTTGCTACAGGCAAAAGGCACATTGCGGCTGGATAAAGACGCGCGTCCGTTATTGTTGATAGAAGATCCGGAAACGCGCCTGCATCCGATTATGCTTTCAGTCGCCTGGCATCTGTTGAACCTTCTGCCATTGCAGCGTATTGCTACCACCAACTCTGGCGAGCTGCTTTCGTTAACGCCGGTAGAGCATGTTTGCCGTCTGGTGCGTGAATCTTCTCGCGTTGCCGCATGGCGTCTGGGGCCGAGTGGCTTGAGTACCGAAGATAGCCGACGCATATCCTTTCACATTCGTTTTAACCGTCCGTCATCGCTGTTTGCCCGTTGTTGGTTGCTGGTGGAAGGGGAAACAGAAACCTGGGTTATTAACGAACTGGCGCGCCAGTGTGGGCATCATTTTGATGCTGAAGGGATCAAGGTCATTGAATTTGCCCAGTCAGGATTAAAACCGCTGGTTAAATTTGCCCGCCGGATGGGGATTGAGTGGCATGTGCTGGTCGATGGCGATGAAGCCGGGAAGAAGTATGCCGCTACGGTGCGCAGCCTGTTGAATAACGATCGGGAAGCTGAACGAGAGCATTTAACGGCATTACCGGCGCTGGATATGGAGCATTTTATGTATCGCCAGGGATTTTCCGATGTATTCCATCGCGTGGCGCAAATCCCGGAAAATGTACCGATGAATTTGCGCAAAATCATCTCGAAGGCGATCCATCGCTCTTCCAAACCCGATCTCGCCATTGAGGTTGCAATGGAGGCCGGACGCCGTGGTGTGGAGTCCGTACCGGCATTGCTGAAAAAAATGTTCTCGCGCGTGCTGTGGCTGGCGCGCGGTCGGGCAGATTAA
- a CDS encoding VirK/YbjX family protein, with protein sequence MSQLTERAFTPSESLSSMSLFLSLAGGQWRPGKFWHRRSFRQKFLLRSLIMPRLSVEWMNELSHWPNLNTLLTRQPRLPVRLHRPYLAANLNRKQLLEALRYHYALLRACMSAEEFSLYLNTPGLQLAKLEGKNGEQFTLELTMMISMDKEGDSTILFRNSEGIPLAEITFTLCEYQGKRTLFIGGLQGAKWEIPHQEIQNATKACHGLFPKRLVMEAVCLFAQRLQVEQIIAVSNETHIYRSLRYRDKEGKIHADYNAFWESVGGECDAERHYRLPGQIVRKEVAEIASKKRAEYRRRYEMLDAIQPQMATMFRG encoded by the coding sequence ATGTCACAACTTACTGAACGGGCTTTTACGCCATCTGAATCTCTTAGCAGCATGTCTCTTTTCCTTAGTCTGGCTGGTGGCCAGTGGCGACCAGGTAAATTCTGGCATCGCCGTAGCTTTCGCCAGAAATTTTTGCTGCGCTCTTTGATTATGCCGCGTTTAAGCGTTGAGTGGATGAACGAACTATCCCACTGGCCGAACCTCAATACGCTGTTAACACGCCAGCCGCGACTGCCTGTTCGTCTGCATCGCCCTTACCTTGCCGCCAATCTTAACCGCAAACAATTACTGGAGGCGTTACGTTACCATTATGCATTGCTGCGTGCCTGCATGTCGGCGGAAGAATTCAGCTTATATTTGAATACCCCCGGGCTGCAACTGGCGAAGCTGGAAGGAAAAAACGGCGAGCAGTTCACGCTTGAACTGACCATGATGATCTCAATGGATAAAGAAGGTGACAGCACGATCCTGTTCCGTAACAGCGAGGGCATCCCTCTGGCAGAGATCACCTTCACTCTGTGTGAGTACCAGGGAAAAAGAACGCTGTTTATTGGTGGACTGCAAGGCGCGAAATGGGAAATTCCGCACCAGGAAATCCAGAATGCGACGAAAGCCTGCCACGGTCTGTTTCCAAAACGTCTGGTGATGGAAGCGGTCTGTCTCTTTGCCCAACGCTTACAGGTTGAGCAGATTATTGCCGTCAGCAATGAAACGCATATTTATCGCAGCCTGCGCTATCGCGATAAAGAAGGAAAAATCCATGCGGACTATAACGCGTTCTGGGAGTCGGTTGGCGGCGAATGCGATGCCGAACGGCATTACCGACTTCCTGGTCAGATAGTACGAAAAGAAGTTGCTGAAATAGCCAGTAAAAAACGAGCTGAATACCGTCGCCGCTATGAGATGCTCGACGCTATTCAGCCACAGATGGCAACGATGTTTCGCGGTTAA
- the clpS gene encoding ATP-dependent Clp protease adapter ClpS: MGKTNDWLDFDQLAEEKVRDALKPPSMYKVILVNDDYTPMEFVIDVLQKFFSYDVERATQLMLAVHYQGKAICGIFTAEVAETKVAMVNKYARENEHPLLCTLEKA; encoded by the coding sequence ATGGGTAAAACGAACGACTGGCTGGACTTTGATCAACTGGCGGAAGAAAAAGTGCGTGACGCGCTAAAACCGCCATCTATGTATAAAGTGATATTAGTCAATGATGATTACACTCCGATGGAGTTTGTTATTGACGTGTTACAAAAATTCTTTTCTTATGATGTAGAACGTGCAACGCAATTGATGCTCGCTGTTCACTACCAGGGGAAGGCCATTTGCGGAATCTTTACCGCCGAGGTTGCAGAAACCAAAGTGGCGATGGTGAACAAGTACGCAAGGGAGAACGAGCATCCATTGCTGTGTACGCTGGAAAAAGCCTGA
- the cas1f gene encoding type I-F CRISPR-associated endonuclease Cas1f has protein sequence MSSNYLTPSDLKTILHSRRANIYYLEKCRVQVNGGRVEYVTSEGRESYYWNIPIANTTALMLGMGTSVTQAAMREFAHAGVMVGFCGTDGTPLYSANEVDVDVSWLSPQSEYRPTEYLQQWVSFWFAEDKRLAAAKRFQLIRLTHIDKHWTSAKMQREHAFQPDANALQTLLNRTREEIDMAESHTQLMLVEVKLTKALYKMVSQSVGYGDFTRAKRGGGVDMANRFLDQGNYLAYGLAAVAAWVTGIPHGLAVMHGKTRRGGLVFDLADLIKDALVMPQAFIATMAGEDAQEFRQRCINIFQQADVLDVMITSLQETAQALAKADQ, from the coding sequence ATGTCTTCAAATTACCTTACTCCTTCTGATCTCAAAACCATTCTCCACTCCAGGCGTGCCAATATTTATTATCTGGAAAAATGCCGGGTGCAGGTGAATGGTGGGCGAGTGGAGTATGTCACCAGTGAAGGCAGGGAGTCGTATTACTGGAATATCCCCATTGCGAATACCACGGCGTTGATGTTGGGGATGGGAACGTCCGTTACCCAGGCGGCGATGCGTGAATTTGCCCATGCTGGAGTGATGGTGGGTTTTTGTGGTACGGATGGCACGCCGCTGTATTCGGCAAATGAAGTTGATGTTGATGTCTCCTGGCTCAGTCCGCAAAGCGAATATCGTCCTACTGAATATCTTCAGCAGTGGGTTTCTTTTTGGTTTGCTGAAGATAAACGACTTGCCGCCGCGAAACGTTTTCAGTTAATCCGCCTGACACATATCGATAAGCACTGGACCAGCGCGAAAATGCAGCGTGAACACGCCTTTCAGCCTGATGCTAATGCACTGCAGACTCTGCTAAATCGCACTCGTGAAGAAATAGACATGGCAGAAAGCCATACGCAGCTTATGCTCGTAGAGGTGAAATTGACCAAAGCACTCTACAAAATGGTGAGTCAATCCGTGGGCTACGGCGACTTTACTCGTGCAAAACGGGGTGGCGGAGTTGATATGGCCAACCGCTTCCTCGATCAGGGTAATTATCTGGCGTATGGCCTGGCGGCAGTGGCGGCGTGGGTAACCGGGATCCCGCATGGTTTAGCAGTAATGCACGGTAAAACCCGTCGCGGTGGTCTCGTTTTTGACCTTGCCGATCTGATTAAAGATGCCCTTGTTATGCCACAAGCATTTATCGCTACAATGGCGGGAGAAGATGCTCAGGAGTTTCGTCAACGCTGCATCAATATCTTTCAACAAGCGGATGTGCTGGATGTCATGATCACCTCTCTGCAGGAAACGGCTCAGGCCCTGGCTAAGGCTGACCAATGA
- the macA gene encoding macrolide transporter subunit MacA produces the protein MKKRRNIKKRYVIALVIVIAGLVALWKILNAPVPTYQTLIVRPGDLQQSVLATGKLDALRKVDVGAQVSGQLKTLSVAIGDKVKKDQLLGVIDPEQAENQIKEVEATLMELRAQRQQAEAELKLARVTYSRQQRLAQTQAVSQQDLDTAATEMAVKQAQIGTIDAQIKRNQASLDTAKTNLDYTRIVAPMAGEVTQITTLQGQTVIAAQQAPNILTLADMSTMLVKAQVSEADVIHLKPGQKAWFTVLGDPLTRYEGQIKDVLPTPEKVNDAIFYYARFEVPNPDGLLRLDMTAQVHIQLTDVKNVLTIPLSALGDPVGDNRYKIKLLRNGETREREVTIGARNDTDVEIVKGLEVGEEVVIGEAKPGAAQ, from the coding sequence ATGAAAAAGCGAAGAAACATTAAGAAGCGTTACGTTATTGCGCTGGTGATAGTCATTGCCGGGTTGGTTGCATTGTGGAAAATTCTCAATGCGCCGGTGCCAACTTATCAGACATTGATAGTGCGCCCCGGTGATTTGCAGCAAAGCGTGCTGGCGACCGGAAAGCTCGACGCGTTGCGTAAAGTTGATGTTGGCGCGCAGGTCAGCGGTCAGTTGAAAACGCTGTCGGTGGCGATTGGCGATAAAGTGAAAAAAGATCAGCTTTTAGGCGTTATTGATCCAGAACAGGCTGAAAACCAGATCAAGGAAGTGGAAGCGACGCTGATGGAGCTGCGCGCACAACGTCAGCAGGCGGAAGCAGAACTGAAACTGGCTCGGGTGACATACTCTCGCCAGCAACGACTGGCGCAAACGCAGGCCGTTTCACAGCAGGATCTCGACACTGCTGCGACTGAAATGGCTGTTAAACAGGCGCAGATTGGCACCATTGATGCGCAAATCAAACGCAATCAGGCCTCTCTCGACACAGCTAAAACCAATCTCGATTACACCCGCATCGTTGCTCCGATGGCCGGGGAAGTCACGCAAATCACTACCCTGCAAGGGCAGACGGTGATTGCCGCACAACAAGCGCCGAACATTTTGACGCTAGCAGATATGAGTACCATGCTGGTAAAAGCGCAGGTTTCTGAAGCGGATGTTATCCACCTGAAGCCGGGGCAAAAAGCCTGGTTTACGGTGCTTGGCGATCCGCTGACGCGCTATGAAGGGCAGATTAAAGATGTGTTGCCAACACCGGAAAAGGTCAACGACGCTATTTTCTATTACGCCCGTTTTGAAGTACCAAACCCCGATGGTCTGTTGCGGCTGGATATGACTGCACAGGTGCACATTCAGCTCACTGATGTGAAAAACGTGCTGACAATCCCACTGTCGGCGTTAGGCGATCCGGTTGGCGATAACCGCTATAAGATCAAACTGCTACGTAATGGAGAAACGCGCGAGCGTGAAGTAACGATTGGCGCACGTAACGATACCGATGTTGAGATTGTCAAAGGGCTGGAAGTGGGCGAAGAAGTGGTGATTGGTGAGGCCAAACCAGGAGCTGCGCAATGA
- the clpA gene encoding ATP-dependent Clp protease ATP-binding subunit ClpA produces MLNQELELSLNMAFARAREHRHEFMTVEHLLLALLSNPSAREALEACSVDLVALRQELEAFIEQTTPVLPASEEERDTQPTLSFQRVLQRAVFHVQSSGRSEVTGANVLVAIFSEQESQAAYLLRKHEVSRLDVVNFISHGTRKDEPSQSSEPGNQPGSEEQAGGEDRMENFTTNLNQLARVGGIDPLIGREKELERAIQVLCRRRKNNPLLVGESGVGKTAIAEGLAWRIVQGDVPEVMADCTIYSLDIGSLLAGTKYRGDFEKRFKALLKQLEQDTNSILFIDEIHTIIGAGAASGGQVDAANLIKPLLSSGKIRVIGSTTYQEFSNIFEKDRALARRFQKIDITEPSIEETVQIINGLKPKYEAHHDVRYTAKAVRAAVELAVKYINDRHLPDKAIDVIDEAGARARLMPVSKRKKTVNVADIESVVARIARIPEKSVSQSDRDTLKNLSDRLKMLVFGQDKAIEALTEAIKMARAGLGHEHKPVGSFLFAGPTGVGKTEVTVQLSKALGIELLRFDMSEYMERHTVSRLIGAPPGYVGFDQGGLLTDAVIKHPHSVLLLDEIEKAHPDVFNILLQVMDNGTLTDNNGRKADFRNVVLVMTTNAGVRETERKSIGLIHQDNSTDAMEEIKKIFTPEFRNRLDNIIWFDHLSTDVIHQVVDKFIVELQVQLDQKGVSLEVSQEARNWLAEKGYDRAMGARPMARVIQDNLKKPLANELLFGSLVDGGQVTVALDKEKNELTYGFQSAQKHKAEAAH; encoded by the coding sequence ATGCTCAATCAAGAACTGGAACTCAGTTTAAACATGGCTTTCGCCAGAGCGCGCGAGCACCGTCATGAGTTTATGACCGTCGAGCACTTGTTACTGGCATTGCTCAGTAACCCGTCGGCTCGGGAGGCGCTGGAAGCATGTTCCGTGGATCTGGTGGCGCTCCGTCAGGAACTGGAAGCCTTTATTGAACAAACCACACCCGTTCTGCCTGCCAGTGAAGAGGAGCGTGACACGCAGCCGACGCTGAGTTTTCAGCGTGTACTGCAACGTGCGGTCTTCCATGTTCAGTCCTCCGGTCGCAGTGAGGTTACCGGTGCGAATGTTCTGGTTGCTATCTTTAGCGAACAGGAGTCACAGGCTGCCTATCTGTTGCGCAAACATGAAGTCAGCCGTCTTGATGTGGTGAACTTTATTTCTCATGGCACGCGTAAAGACGAGCCATCTCAGTCTTCTGAACCAGGAAACCAGCCCGGCAGTGAAGAACAAGCTGGTGGGGAGGATCGTATGGAGAATTTCACGACGAACCTGAACCAGCTTGCGCGCGTGGGAGGAATCGACCCGCTGATTGGTCGTGAGAAGGAGCTGGAGCGCGCCATTCAGGTTCTCTGTCGCCGCCGTAAAAACAACCCACTGCTGGTTGGCGAGTCTGGCGTTGGTAAAACTGCGATTGCGGAAGGTCTCGCCTGGCGTATTGTCCAGGGCGATGTACCGGAAGTGATGGCTGACTGTACGATTTACTCTCTGGATATCGGTTCCCTGTTAGCGGGAACTAAATATCGCGGCGACTTTGAAAAACGTTTCAAAGCGTTGCTCAAACAGTTGGAGCAGGATACCAACAGCATCCTGTTTATCGATGAGATCCACACCATCATCGGCGCAGGCGCAGCTTCTGGCGGTCAGGTGGATGCGGCTAACCTGATTAAACCACTGCTCTCCAGCGGTAAAATTCGCGTTATAGGTTCGACGACGTATCAGGAGTTCAGCAACATTTTCGAGAAAGATCGTGCTCTGGCGCGTCGCTTCCAGAAAATCGATATTACTGAACCGTCGATCGAAGAAACCGTTCAAATCATCAACGGTCTGAAACCGAAGTATGAAGCGCACCACGACGTGCGTTATACCGCGAAAGCGGTGCGTGCGGCGGTAGAACTGGCGGTGAAATACATTAACGATCGTCATCTGCCGGACAAAGCGATTGACGTTATCGACGAAGCGGGCGCTCGCGCACGTCTGATGCCGGTAAGCAAGCGCAAGAAAACGGTCAATGTGGCGGATATTGAGTCCGTGGTGGCGCGTATCGCACGTATCCCAGAGAAGAGTGTTTCTCAGAGTGACCGCGATACTCTGAAAAACCTCAGTGATCGCCTGAAAATGCTGGTCTTCGGTCAGGATAAAGCCATTGAGGCGCTTACCGAAGCCATCAAGATGGCGCGTGCGGGTTTAGGCCACGAACATAAACCGGTCGGTTCGTTCCTGTTTGCTGGTCCAACCGGGGTCGGCAAAACCGAGGTCACGGTGCAGCTTTCCAAAGCCCTCGGCATTGAGCTTCTGCGCTTTGATATGTCCGAGTATATGGAACGTCACACTGTCAGCCGCCTGATTGGTGCGCCTCCGGGATACGTCGGTTTTGATCAGGGTGGTCTGCTGACCGATGCGGTCATCAAGCATCCGCACTCGGTGCTGCTGCTGGACGAAATCGAGAAAGCGCATCCGGACGTGTTCAATATCCTGTTGCAGGTGATGGACAACGGCACGCTGACCGATAACAACGGACGCAAGGCCGATTTCCGTAACGTGGTGCTGGTGATGACTACCAACGCCGGGGTACGTGAAACCGAGCGCAAATCGATTGGGCTTATCCACCAGGATAACAGCACCGATGCGATGGAAGAGATCAAAAAGATCTTTACGCCAGAGTTTCGTAACCGTCTCGACAATATTATCTGGTTCGATCATCTCTCAACCGACGTGATCCATCAGGTGGTTGATAAATTCATTGTCGAGTTGCAGGTTCAACTGGATCAGAAAGGTGTTTCTCTGGAAGTGAGCCAGGAAGCACGTAACTGGCTGGCTGAGAAAGGTTACGACCGGGCAATGGGCGCACGTCCGATGGCTCGCGTCATCCAGGACAACCTGAAGAAACCGCTCGCTAACGAACTGCTGTTTGGCTCGCTGGTGGATGGCGGTCAGGTCACTGTTGCGCTGGATAAAGAGAAAAATGAGCTGACCTACGGGTTCCAGAGTGCGCAAAAGCACAAAGCGGAAGCAGCGCATTAA
- the macB gene encoding macrolide ABC transporter ATP-binding protein/permease MacB produces MTPLLELKDIRRSYPAGDEQVEVLKGITLDIYAGEMVAIVGASGSGKSTLMNILGCLDKATSGTYRVAGQDVATLDADALAQLRREHFGFIFQRYHLLSHLIAEQNVEVPAVYAGLERKQRLLRARQLLQRLGLEERAEYYPAQLSGGQQQRVSIARALMNGGQVILADEPTGALDSHSGEEVMTVLHQLRDRGHTVIIVTHDPQVAAQAERVIEIHDGEIVRNPPAIEKNTAAANSEPGVKTASGWRQFVSGFNEALTMAWRALAANKMRTLLTMLGIIIGIASVVSIVVVGDAAKQMVLADIRSIGTNTIDVYPGKDFGDDDPQYQQALKYDDLIAIQKQPWVASATPAVSQNLRLRYNNVDVAASANGVSGDYFNVYGMTFSEGNTFNQEQLNGRAQVVVLDSNTRRQLFPHKADVVGEVILVGNMPARVIGVAEEKQSMFGSSKVLRVWLPYSTMSGRVMGQSWLNSITVRVKEGFDSAEAEQQLTRLLSLRHGKKDFFTWNMDGVLKTVEKTTRTLQLFLTLVAVISLVVGGIGVMNIMLVSVTERTREIGIRMAVGARASDVLQQFLIEAVLVCLVGGALGITLSLLIAFTLQLFLPGWEIGFSPLALLLAFLCSTVTGILFGWLPARNAAKLDPVDALARE; encoded by the coding sequence ATGACGCCTTTGCTCGAATTGAAGGATATTCGCCGTAGCTATCCCGCGGGAGATGAGCAGGTTGAGGTGCTGAAGGGGATCACTCTGGATATTTATGCCGGAGAGATGGTGGCGATTGTCGGCGCTTCGGGTTCTGGTAAATCGACCCTGATGAATATCCTCGGCTGCCTGGATAAAGCCACAAGCGGCACCTATCGCGTCGCCGGTCAGGATGTTGCCACGCTGGACGCCGATGCGCTGGCGCAGCTCCGTCGCGAGCATTTTGGCTTTATTTTTCAGCGTTACCACCTGCTTTCGCATTTAATCGCCGAGCAGAACGTTGAAGTTCCCGCCGTCTATGCTGGCCTTGAGCGTAAACAGCGACTGCTGCGCGCCCGGCAATTACTGCAACGACTGGGGCTGGAAGAGCGCGCAGAGTATTACCCTGCTCAGCTTTCCGGTGGTCAACAACAGCGAGTCAGTATCGCCCGCGCGTTGATGAACGGTGGGCAGGTGATCCTCGCTGATGAACCGACAGGCGCGCTGGACAGCCATTCCGGTGAAGAGGTGATGACTGTCCTGCATCAGTTGCGCGATCGCGGGCACACGGTGATTATCGTCACTCATGATCCGCAGGTTGCCGCCCAGGCAGAGCGAGTGATCGAAATTCACGACGGCGAAATCGTGCGTAATCCACCTGCTATTGAAAAAAATACTGCTGCAGCCAACAGCGAACCGGGTGTCAAAACGGCGTCTGGCTGGCGGCAGTTCGTCAGCGGTTTTAACGAGGCGCTGACGATGGCGTGGCGCGCGCTGGCAGCCAATAAAATGCGTACTTTACTGACCATGCTGGGGATTATTATCGGTATTGCGTCGGTGGTATCTATTGTCGTGGTAGGCGACGCGGCTAAACAAATGGTACTGGCGGATATTCGTTCTATTGGTACTAATACTATTGATGTCTATCCCGGGAAAGATTTTGGCGATGACGATCCGCAATATCAGCAGGCGCTGAAGTACGACGATTTAATCGCCATTCAAAAACAACCGTGGGTCGCTTCTGCCACACCCGCCGTCTCGCAAAACCTGCGCCTGCGTTATAACAATGTTGATGTTGCTGCCAGCGCCAACGGCGTAAGCGGGGACTATTTTAATGTTTATGGTATGACTTTCAGCGAAGGGAACACCTTTAATCAGGAGCAACTGAATGGTCGCGCGCAGGTAGTTGTTCTCGACAGTAATACCCGCCGTCAGCTTTTTCCGCATAAAGCGGATGTGGTTGGCGAGGTGATTCTTGTCGGTAATATGCCAGCGAGGGTCATCGGCGTGGCGGAAGAGAAACAGTCGATGTTTGGCAGTAGTAAAGTGCTGCGCGTGTGGTTGCCTTACAGCACCATGTCCGGGCGGGTTATGGGGCAGTCGTGGCTTAACTCCATTACCGTAAGAGTGAAAGAAGGCTTTGACAGCGCTGAAGCTGAACAGCAACTCACCCGTTTGTTGTCGCTGCGCCACGGCAAAAAGGATTTCTTCACCTGGAACATGGACGGTGTCTTGAAAACGGTCGAAAAGACCACACGTACTTTACAACTGTTTTTGACACTGGTGGCGGTGATTTCGCTGGTGGTGGGCGGCATTGGCGTCATGAATATTATGCTGGTATCGGTGACAGAGCGGACGCGGGAAATTGGTATCCGCATGGCCGTGGGCGCACGCGCCAGCGATGTGTTGCAACAATTTCTGATTGAAGCCGTGCTGGTTTGTCTGGTGGGTGGTGCGCTGGGGATAACGCTGTCACTGTTAATCGCTTTCACATTGCAGCTTTTTTTACCCGGTTGGGAAATTGGTTTTTCTCCGCTGGCGCTGCTACTGGCGTTTCTTTGTTCAACCGTTACCGGGATTTTATTTGGCTGGCTGCCTGCGCGAAATGCGGCAAAACTGGATCCAGTGGATGCTCTGGCACGGGAGTAA
- the aqpZ gene encoding aquaporin Z — protein MFRKLAAECFGTFWLVFGGCGSAVLAATFPELGIGFAGVALAFGLTVLTMAFAVGHISGGHFNPAVTIGLWAGGRFPAKEVVGYVIAQVVGGIVAAALLYLIASGKAGFDAAASGFASNGYGEHSPGGYSMLSALVVELVLSAGFLLVIHGATDKFAPAGFAPIAIGLALTLIHLISIPVTNTSVNPARSTAVAIFQGGWALEQLWFFWVVPIVGGIIGGLIYRTLLEKRD, from the coding sequence ATGTTCAGAAAATTAGCAGCAGAATGTTTTGGTACTTTCTGGCTTGTATTTGGTGGCTGCGGTAGCGCTGTGCTGGCGGCAACATTTCCGGAATTAGGTATTGGCTTTGCTGGTGTCGCGCTGGCGTTTGGTCTGACAGTACTGACCATGGCCTTCGCTGTTGGTCATATTTCTGGTGGTCATTTTAACCCGGCAGTCACTATTGGTTTATGGGCTGGCGGTCGTTTCCCGGCAAAAGAAGTCGTTGGCTACGTCATTGCCCAGGTTGTTGGCGGTATTGTTGCGGCGGCACTGCTGTATTTAATCGCCAGCGGTAAAGCCGGATTTGACGCGGCGGCCAGCGGTTTTGCGTCTAACGGTTATGGTGAGCATTCACCTGGCGGCTATTCCATGCTTTCTGCATTGGTTGTTGAACTGGTATTGAGCGCTGGTTTCTTGCTGGTGATCCACGGTGCGACCGACAAATTCGCGCCGGCGGGTTTTGCGCCGATTGCCATTGGTCTGGCATTAACGCTGATTCACTTAATCAGTATTCCGGTCACTAACACCTCCGTTAACCCGGCGCGCAGCACTGCGGTTGCTATCTTCCAGGGGGGCTGGGCGTTAGAACAACTGTGGTTCTTCTGGGTAGTGCCCATTGTCGGCGGTATTATTGGTGGTCTGATTTACCGGACACTGCTGGAAAAACGCGATTAA